The proteins below are encoded in one region of Mycobacterium shinjukuense:
- a CDS encoding nucleotidyltransferase family protein, with product MTARKVTGVVLAAGRSTRLGTPKQLLPYRDTTVLGATLDVARQAGFDQLILTLGGAAPAVRAAVALHGTDVVVVGDLGGGCSASLRLALDRVHPRAAGIVLMLGDQPQVAPATLRRIIAAGPATDIMVCRYTDGIGHPFWFGRTVFGELTRLHGDKGAWQLVHSGRHPVGELAVDGPVPLDVDSWDDYRRLLESVPP from the coding sequence ATGACGGCGCGCAAGGTCACCGGTGTGGTGCTTGCCGCCGGGCGCTCCACCCGGCTGGGCACGCCCAAACAGCTGCTGCCGTACCGGGATACCACGGTGCTCGGGGCCACCCTCGACGTCGCCCGGCAAGCCGGATTCGACCAGCTGATCCTCACCCTGGGCGGTGCCGCGCCGGCGGTGCGCGCCGCGGTGGCCCTGCACGGCACCGACGTGGTGGTCGTCGGGGATCTCGGCGGCGGGTGTTCGGCGTCGCTGCGCCTCGCGTTGGACCGGGTGCATCCGCGGGCCGCCGGCATCGTGCTGATGCTGGGCGACCAGCCCCAGGTGGCGCCGGCGACACTGCGACGGATCATCGCCGCCGGGCCGGCCACCGACATCATGGTGTGCCGCTACACCGACGGCATCGGGCATCCATTCTGGTTTGGCCGCACCGTGTTCGGCGAACTCACGCGGTTGCACGGCGACAAGGGGGCGTGGCAGCTGGTGCACTCCGGCCGGCATCCAGTGGGCGAGCTCGCGGTGGACGGTCCGGTGCCGCTGGACGTGGACAGCTGGGACGACTACCGGCGGCTGCTGGAATCGGTGCCGCCATGA
- a CDS encoding glycoside hydrolase family 76 protein codes for MDQVWANRAASAEAAVTQRHLKRLWALPGTQLGVVAWPPARRERWFGDWHYWWQAHLLDCLLDAQLRDPQPHRLTRIKRQVRSHRLRNFSWTNSYYDDMAWLALALERAARVAGVRRPRVLAKLADQFVTAWAPEDGGGIPWRKQDRFFNAPANGPAGIFLARYDGWLPRAAAMADWIERTLIDPETHLVFDGIKAGSLVRAQYTYCQGVVLGLETELAVRTGNAEHARRVHRLVAAVNEHMAPAGVLRGADGGDGGLFAGITARYLALVARALPGDRAEDTAARDTARALVLASARSAWDYRQTLDGLPVFGAFWDRAAGLPTAAGKRAQFVGGAVSGSEVAERDLSVQLSGWMLMEAAHRVTASLG; via the coding sequence ATGGATCAGGTGTGGGCGAATCGGGCCGCCAGCGCCGAAGCCGCCGTCACGCAACGGCACCTGAAGCGGCTGTGGGCGCTGCCGGGCACCCAGCTGGGGGTGGTGGCCTGGCCGCCGGCGCGCCGCGAGCGCTGGTTCGGCGACTGGCACTACTGGTGGCAGGCGCATCTGCTGGATTGCCTGCTGGACGCGCAGCTGCGCGACCCGCAGCCGCACCGGCTCACCAGGATCAAGCGGCAGGTCCGTTCGCACCGGCTACGCAACTTCTCCTGGACCAACAGCTATTACGACGACATGGCGTGGCTGGCGCTGGCGTTGGAACGGGCGGCCCGGGTGGCCGGCGTGCGGCGCCCGCGGGTGCTGGCCAAGCTCGCCGATCAGTTCGTCACGGCGTGGGCGCCCGAGGACGGCGGCGGCATACCGTGGCGCAAGCAGGACCGGTTCTTCAACGCCCCCGCCAATGGTCCGGCGGGGATCTTCCTGGCTCGCTACGACGGCTGGCTGCCGCGCGCCGCGGCGATGGCCGACTGGATCGAGCGCACGCTGATCGACCCCGAGACGCACCTGGTGTTCGACGGCATCAAGGCGGGCTCGCTGGTCCGCGCGCAGTACACCTACTGCCAGGGCGTGGTGCTCGGGCTGGAAACCGAACTTGCCGTGCGCACCGGGAACGCCGAACACGCGCGGCGCGTGCACCGGTTGGTGGCGGCCGTCAACGAGCACATGGCGCCCGCGGGTGTGCTGCGGGGCGCCGACGGCGGGGACGGCGGCCTGTTCGCCGGCATCACCGCCCGCTACCTTGCGCTGGTCGCCAGGGCGTTACCGGGAGACCGCGCCGAGGACACCGCGGCCCGCGACACCGCCCGCGCACTGGTGCTGGCCTCGGCGCGCTCGGCGTGGGACTACCGGCAAACCCTGGACGGGTTGCCGGTATTCGGCGCGTTTTGGGACCGCGCCGCCGGATTGCCCACCGCGGCGGGCAAGAGGGCGCAGTTCGTCGGGGGTGCGGTGAGCGGCTCCGAGGTCGCCGAGCGGGACCTGTCGGTGCAACTGTCCGGCTGGATGCTGATGGAGGCCGCCCACCGCGTCACGGCGTCACTCGGGTAG
- the fbaA gene encoding class II fructose-bisphosphate aldolase produces the protein MPIATPEVYAEMLGRAKENSYAFPAINCTSSETINAAIKGFADAGSDGIIQFSTGGAEFGSGLGVKDMVTGALALAEFTHVIAAKYPINVALHTDHCPKDKLDGYVRPLLAISAERVSKGANPLFQSHMWDGSAVPIDENLVIAQQLLKEAAAAKIILEIEIGVVGGEEDGVANEINEKLYTTREDFAKTIEALGAGEHGKYLLAATFGNVHGVYKPGNVKLRPDILAQGQKVAAAKLGLPEDAKPFDFVFHGGSGSLKSEIEEALRYGVVKMNVDTDTQYAFTRPIAGHMFTNYDGVLKVDGEVGVKKVYDPRSYLKKAEASMTERVVQACHDLHCAGRSLAG, from the coding sequence ATGCCCATCGCAACGCCCGAGGTCTACGCCGAAATGCTGGGACGTGCCAAGGAGAATTCGTACGCGTTCCCGGCCATCAACTGCACCTCCTCGGAGACCATCAACGCCGCCATCAAGGGGTTCGCCGACGCCGGCAGCGACGGGATCATCCAGTTCTCCACCGGCGGCGCCGAGTTCGGCTCCGGCCTCGGGGTCAAGGACATGGTGACCGGCGCGCTGGCCCTGGCCGAATTCACCCACGTCATCGCGGCGAAATACCCGATCAACGTCGCGCTGCACACCGACCACTGCCCCAAGGACAAGCTGGACGGCTACGTGCGGCCGCTGCTGGCGATTTCGGCCGAGCGGGTGAGCAAGGGCGCCAACCCGCTGTTTCAGTCGCACATGTGGGACGGCTCGGCGGTGCCGATCGACGAGAACCTGGTCATCGCGCAGCAGCTGCTCAAGGAGGCGGCGGCGGCCAAGATCATCCTGGAGATCGAGATCGGCGTGGTGGGCGGCGAAGAAGACGGCGTCGCCAACGAAATCAACGAAAAGCTCTACACCACCCGCGAGGACTTCGCGAAAACCATCGAGGCGCTGGGCGCCGGCGAGCACGGCAAATACCTGCTGGCGGCGACGTTCGGCAACGTGCACGGCGTCTACAAGCCCGGCAACGTCAAGCTGCGCCCCGACATCCTGGCCCAGGGGCAAAAGGTTGCCGCGGCCAAGCTCGGGTTGCCCGAGGACGCCAAGCCGTTCGACTTCGTCTTCCACGGCGGCTCGGGTTCGCTGAAATCCGAGATCGAGGAGGCGCTGCGGTATGGGGTGGTGAAGATGAACGTCGACACCGACACCCAGTACGCGTTCACCCGCCCGATCGCCGGGCACATGTTCACCAATTACGACGGGGTGCTCAAGGTCGACGGCGAGGTGGGCGTCAAGAAGGTCTACGACCCGCGCAGCTACCTCAAAAAGGCCGAAGCTTCGATGACCGAACGCGTCGTGCAGGCCTGCCACGACCTGCACTGCGCGGGAAGGTCGCTCGCCGGCTGA
- a CDS encoding vWA domain-containing protein: MPTPALLRGVDLAAFAAAMVARLRGAGVLVSASGQAGFVQALRRLPPHTPSALYWATRLTLVNRVEELAVFDAVFASVFGSVELDDRRGPGASPPLPGPNTPAAGIVHRAGGRSGSAAAHTLPWATRTVVAHDDADALSLQLPDVLPSRIAALADEPFDRFDPDDLRLLGSWLETAVRRWPRRRSLRFEPSPHGKRIDLRATMNASRATGWEALLLARSRPRRRPRRVVLVCDVSRSMQPYAAIYLHLMRAAALRHGGIRPEVFAFSTSLTRLTAVLSHRSAELALQRANAKVTDRYGGTFIGRSVAALLAPPHGAALRGAVVIIASDGWDSDPPEVLDRALARVRRRAQTLVWLNPRAAHSEFQPLAGSMAAALPYCDLFLPAHSLTGLRQLLLALAGGR; encoded by the coding sequence ATGCCAACCCCGGCCCTGTTGCGGGGCGTCGACCTGGCGGCGTTCGCGGCCGCGATGGTGGCGCGCCTGCGCGGCGCCGGGGTGCTGGTGTCCGCCAGCGGCCAGGCCGGTTTCGTGCAGGCTCTGCGGCGGTTGCCGCCGCACACCCCGTCGGCGCTGTATTGGGCCACCCGGCTGACCCTGGTCAACCGCGTGGAGGAGCTGGCCGTCTTCGACGCGGTGTTCGCCTCGGTGTTCGGCAGCGTCGAGCTGGACGACCGACGCGGCCCCGGTGCGTCCCCGCCGCTCCCGGGCCCCAACACCCCCGCGGCCGGGATCGTGCACCGCGCCGGCGGCCGGTCGGGCAGCGCCGCAGCCCACACGCTGCCGTGGGCCACCCGAACCGTCGTCGCTCACGACGACGCCGACGCGCTGAGCCTGCAGCTGCCCGACGTGCTGCCGAGCCGCATCGCGGCACTGGCCGACGAACCGTTCGACCGATTCGATCCCGACGACCTGCGGCTGCTGGGCTCCTGGCTGGAGACCGCGGTGCGGCGCTGGCCCCGGCGGCGCAGCCTGCGGTTCGAGCCCAGCCCGCACGGCAAGCGCATCGACCTGCGGGCGACCATGAACGCGTCGCGGGCCACCGGCTGGGAAGCCTTGCTGCTGGCGCGGTCCCGGCCGCGCCGTCGACCGCGGCGGGTGGTGCTGGTCTGCGACGTGAGCCGGTCGATGCAGCCCTACGCCGCGATCTACCTGCATCTGATGCGGGCGGCGGCGCTGCGCCACGGCGGGATTCGCCCCGAGGTCTTCGCCTTTTCGACGTCGTTGACCCGGCTGACCGCGGTGCTGTCGCACCGCTCGGCCGAGCTGGCGCTGCAGCGGGCCAACGCGAAGGTGACCGACCGCTACGGCGGCACGTTCATCGGCCGCAGCGTGGCGGCGCTGCTGGCCCCGCCGCACGGCGCCGCGCTGCGCGGCGCGGTGGTGATCATCGCCTCCGACGGCTGGGACAGCGATCCCCCCGAGGTGCTCGACCGCGCACTGGCCAGGGTCCGTCGCCGTGCCCAAACGCTGGTCTGGCTCAACCCCCGCGCGGCGCACAGCGAATTCCAGCCGCTGGCCGGTTCCATGGCGGCGGCGCTGCCCTATTGCGATCTGTTCCTGCCGGCGCACTCGCTGACCGGCCTACGTCAGCTGCTGCTGGCGCTGGCCGGCGGTCGATAG
- a CDS encoding Rv0361 family membrane protein, whose amino-acid sequence MPNAPEPDRDGADRRNVPASERTTDPGVHPPESSSPIPHDAETETVVISTPDPESPPEAAKPARERRFTAPGFDAKETQVIATAPEAATEVLHTHPAPSVPPPPPPTIPLKTAVPQSIPPRPGAAKAAMSGHRNWGWVLAVVVIVLALAAIAIFGTLLLTRDKRSKVSQEDLVRHAIQSFDVAIQTGDLTALRGITCGTTRDGYVEYDERSWAETYRRVSAAKQYPVIASIDEVVVNGQQAEANVTTFMAYDPQVRSTRSIDLQFRDDQWKICQSPSG is encoded by the coding sequence ATGCCCAACGCACCCGAGCCCGACCGCGACGGCGCTGACCGCAGGAACGTACCGGCAAGCGAGCGGACCACAGACCCCGGCGTCCACCCGCCGGAAAGTTCCTCGCCGATACCCCACGACGCCGAGACCGAGACCGTGGTGATCAGCACGCCCGATCCGGAGAGCCCGCCCGAGGCCGCGAAACCTGCGCGCGAACGGCGCTTCACCGCGCCCGGCTTCGACGCCAAAGAGACCCAGGTCATCGCCACCGCCCCGGAGGCCGCCACCGAGGTCTTGCACACCCACCCGGCGCCCAGCGTGCCACCGCCACCGCCGCCCACAATTCCACTGAAAACCGCTGTGCCGCAATCGATTCCGCCACGGCCTGGAGCAGCGAAGGCGGCGATGTCCGGACACCGCAATTGGGGCTGGGTGCTGGCGGTGGTGGTGATCGTGTTGGCGCTGGCGGCGATCGCGATCTTCGGCACGCTGCTGCTCACCCGCGACAAACGTTCGAAGGTCTCGCAGGAGGACCTGGTGCGGCACGCCATCCAGAGCTTTGATGTCGCGATCCAGACCGGCGACCTGACCGCGCTGCGCGGCATCACCTGCGGCACCACCCGGGACGGCTATGTGGAGTACGACGAGCGCTCCTGGGCGGAAACCTATCGACGGGTTTCGGCGGCCAAACAATATCCGGTCATCGCCAGCATCGACGAGGTCGTCGTCAACGGCCAGCAGGCCGAGGCCAATGTCACCACGTTCATGGCCTACGACCCGCAGGTCCGCTCGACCCGCAGCATCGACCTGCAGTTCCGCGACGATCAGTGGAAGATCTGCCAGTCCCCCAGCGGCTAG
- a CDS encoding SRPBCC family protein — protein sequence MKIAHQFTVSAPIERAWDMLCDLQQVIPLMPGAQLIGHEGDDYLGKVKVKVGPVTSEFAGKVRFVEQDRDRYRAVIDGQGKESRGTGNAAATVTAQLHEEDGRTRVTVDTDLKIVGKLAQFGSGMLQQVSEKLLSQFVDSLEAELQAQSAASEPRPEVAARPAAPGAVPEPAAIDLLELAGASKLKKYAAVGLAVLAAVVLVWLARRRR from the coding sequence ATGAAGATCGCCCACCAGTTCACCGTCAGCGCGCCGATCGAGCGGGCCTGGGACATGCTGTGCGATCTGCAGCAGGTGATCCCGTTGATGCCAGGAGCGCAGCTGATCGGCCACGAGGGCGACGACTATCTGGGCAAGGTCAAGGTCAAGGTCGGGCCGGTCACCAGCGAATTCGCCGGCAAGGTGCGTTTCGTCGAACAGGACCGCGACCGGTACCGCGCGGTCATCGACGGCCAGGGTAAGGAATCGCGGGGCACCGGCAACGCGGCCGCCACGGTCACCGCCCAGCTGCACGAGGAGGACGGGCGCACCCGCGTCACCGTCGACACCGACCTGAAGATCGTCGGCAAGCTGGCCCAGTTCGGCAGCGGAATGCTGCAGCAGGTTTCGGAGAAGTTGCTCAGCCAGTTTGTGGACTCGCTGGAGGCCGAACTCCAGGCGCAAAGCGCCGCAAGTGAACCGCGCCCGGAGGTCGCCGCCCGGCCGGCCGCACCCGGCGCCGTCCCCGAGCCCGCTGCCATCGACCTGCTGGAGCTCGCCGGTGCCAGCAAGCTCAAGAAGTACGCTGCCGTGGGGCTGGCCGTGCTGGCGGCCGTGGTGCTGGTCTGGTTGGCGCGCCGGCGACGTTGA
- a CDS encoding aerobic carbon-monoxide dehydrogenase large subunit — translation MTTIESRPPSPEDLADNAQKPCGYGRMLRKEDPRFIRGRGRYVDDVALPGMLHLAILRSPYAHARIVSVDVTAAQAHPKVKAVVTGADLAAKGLAWMPTLANDVQAVLATDKVRFQGQEVAFVVAEDRYSARDALELIDVEYQPLDPVVNVRMALHPSAPVIRTDLQGKTDNHCFDWETGDAAATEAAFAKADVVVTQEIVYPRVHPAPMETCGAVADLDPVTGKLTLWTTSQAPHAHRTLYALVAGLPEHKIRVISPDIGGGFGNKVPIYPGYVCAIVGSLLLGKPVKWMEDRSENLTSTGFARDYIMVGEIAATKGGRILAIRSTVLADHGAFNAQAAPAKYPAGFFGVFTGSYDIEAAYCHMTAVYTNKAPGGVAYACSFRITEAVYFVERLVDCLAFELKMDPAELRLRNLLRPEQFPYPSKTGWVYDSGDYEATMRKAMDMIGYHALRAEQQQRRERGELMGIGMSFFTEAVGAGPRKDMDILGLGMADGCELRVHPTGKAVVRLSVQTQGQGHETTFAQIVAEELGIAPDDIEVVHGDTDQTPFGLGTYGSRSTPVSGAAAALVARKVRDKARIIASGMLEVSVADLEWEKGSFHVKGDPSASVTIADIAMRAHGAGDLPDGIEGGLDAQICYNPQNLTYPYGAYFCVVDVDPGTAVVKVRRFLAVDDCGTRINPMIIEGQVHGGIVDGIGMALMEMIAFDEDGNCLGGSLMDYLIPTALEVPHLETGHTVTPSPHHPIGAKGIGESATVGSPPAVVNAVVDALAPFGVRHVDMPLTPSRVWEAMQGRATPPI, via the coding sequence ATGACCACCATCGAATCTCGCCCCCCGTCACCAGAAGATCTCGCCGACAACGCCCAGAAGCCGTGCGGCTACGGCCGGATGCTGCGCAAGGAAGATCCCCGTTTCATCCGGGGCCGCGGCAGATACGTCGACGACGTCGCGCTGCCGGGCATGTTGCACCTGGCGATCTTGCGCTCGCCGTATGCCCATGCCCGCATCGTCAGCGTCGACGTGACCGCCGCGCAGGCGCATCCGAAGGTCAAGGCGGTGGTGACCGGCGCCGACCTGGCCGCCAAGGGCCTGGCCTGGATGCCGACGCTGGCCAACGACGTGCAGGCGGTGCTGGCCACCGACAAGGTCCGCTTCCAGGGCCAGGAGGTGGCGTTTGTCGTTGCCGAGGACCGGTATTCGGCGCGCGACGCGCTGGAGCTGATCGACGTCGAGTACCAGCCGCTGGATCCGGTGGTGAATGTCCGGATGGCGCTGCACCCGTCGGCGCCGGTGATCCGCACCGACCTGCAGGGCAAGACCGACAACCACTGCTTCGACTGGGAGACCGGCGACGCCGCGGCCACCGAGGCGGCGTTCGCCAAGGCCGATGTGGTGGTCACGCAGGAGATCGTCTATCCGCGGGTGCACCCGGCGCCGATGGAAACCTGTGGCGCGGTGGCCGATCTGGATCCGGTCACCGGAAAACTGACGCTGTGGACCACCAGCCAGGCGCCGCACGCGCATCGCACGCTGTACGCGCTGGTGGCCGGGTTGCCCGAACACAAGATTCGGGTGATCTCGCCCGATATCGGCGGCGGCTTCGGCAACAAGGTGCCGATCTATCCCGGCTATGTGTGCGCCATCGTCGGCTCGCTGCTGCTGGGCAAGCCGGTGAAATGGATGGAGGACCGCAGCGAAAACCTGACCTCCACCGGCTTCGCGCGGGACTACATCATGGTCGGTGAGATCGCGGCCACCAAAGGGGGCCGGATCCTGGCGATCCGGTCCACCGTACTGGCCGACCATGGCGCGTTCAACGCTCAGGCCGCGCCGGCCAAGTACCCGGCCGGGTTCTTCGGGGTGTTCACCGGCAGCTACGACATCGAGGCCGCCTACTGCCACATGACCGCGGTGTACACCAACAAGGCGCCCGGCGGGGTGGCCTACGCGTGCTCGTTCCGGATCACCGAGGCGGTGTACTTCGTCGAGCGGCTGGTGGACTGCCTGGCGTTCGAGCTGAAGATGGACCCTGCCGAGCTGCGGCTGCGAAACCTGTTGCGGCCCGAGCAATTCCCGTACCCGAGCAAGACCGGCTGGGTGTACGACTCGGGCGACTACGAAGCCACGATGCGCAAGGCCATGGACATGATCGGCTACCACGCGCTGCGGGCCGAGCAGCAGCAGCGGCGGGAGCGTGGCGAGCTGATGGGCATCGGGATGTCGTTTTTCACCGAGGCCGTCGGCGCCGGCCCGCGCAAGGACATGGACATCCTGGGTCTGGGCATGGCCGACGGTTGTGAGCTGCGCGTGCACCCGACCGGCAAAGCCGTTGTGCGGCTTTCGGTTCAGACGCAGGGCCAGGGTCACGAGACGACGTTCGCCCAGATCGTTGCCGAGGAGCTGGGGATTGCGCCGGACGACATCGAGGTGGTGCACGGCGACACCGACCAGACGCCGTTCGGGTTGGGCACCTACGGCAGCCGGTCCACGCCGGTCTCGGGAGCGGCCGCGGCCCTGGTGGCGCGCAAGGTGCGCGACAAGGCCAGGATCATCGCGTCGGGCATGCTCGAGGTCTCGGTCGCCGACTTGGAGTGGGAGAAGGGCTCATTCCACGTCAAGGGTGACCCGTCGGCCTCGGTGACCATCGCCGACATCGCGATGCGCGCGCACGGCGCCGGCGACCTGCCCGACGGCATCGAAGGCGGACTGGACGCCCAGATCTGTTACAACCCGCAGAATCTGACCTACCCCTATGGCGCGTATTTCTGTGTGGTCGACGTCGATCCGGGAACCGCGGTGGTGAAGGTGCGCCGATTTTTGGCCGTCGACGATTGCGGCACCCGGATCAACCCGATGATCATCGAGGGTCAGGTACACGGCGGCATCGTCGACGGCATTGGCATGGCGCTGATGGAGATGATCGCCTTCGACGAGGACGGCAACTGTCTGGGTGGTTCGTTGATGGACTACCTGATCCCGACCGCGCTCGAGGTTCCGCACCTAGAGACCGGCCACACCGTGACCCCGTCGCCGCACCATCCGATCGGCGCCAAGGGCATCGGCGAGTCGGCCACGGTGGGTTCCCCGCCGGCGGTGGTGAACGCGGTGGTGGATGCGTTGGCGCCGTTCGGGGTTCGGCACGTGGACATGCCGTTGACGCCGTCGCGGGTGTGGGAGGCCATGCAGGGTCGGGCCACACCGCCGATCTAG
- a CDS encoding AAA family ATPase, with translation MTFTDPDDVIRRFDAQDFLLDTGTASAIYLASTLGRPLLLEGEPGVGKTTAAKTLAAVLDTTLIRLQCYEGLTASEALYDWNYQRQLLSIRLAEARGGAVSNISVADLYTEAYLVDRPILRCVRHRGQTPPVLLIDEIDRADDEFEALLLEFLGEAAVTVPELGTFVAERPPIAVLTSNRSRDLHDALRRRCLYHWIDYPEPARAAAIVRRTVPGATGPLIEQVTQFVGSARDLDLDKPPGVAETIDWVAALVALGVADLVDEPALASLGALAKTPDDATLIRDALVEYSRT, from the coding sequence ATGACGTTCACCGACCCCGACGACGTGATCCGCCGGTTCGACGCACAGGATTTCCTGCTGGACACCGGAACCGCGTCGGCGATCTATCTGGCGAGCACACTTGGCAGGCCGCTGCTGCTGGAGGGCGAGCCCGGCGTCGGCAAGACGACGGCGGCGAAAACCCTTGCCGCGGTGCTGGATACCACGTTGATTCGGCTGCAGTGCTACGAGGGGTTGACGGCCAGCGAGGCGCTCTACGACTGGAACTACCAACGCCAGCTGCTGTCCATCCGGCTCGCTGAGGCGCGCGGCGGCGCCGTCTCGAATATCTCCGTGGCCGATCTGTACACCGAGGCTTATCTGGTGGATCGGCCGATTCTGCGGTGCGTCCGGCATCGCGGGCAAACCCCACCGGTGCTGCTGATCGACGAGATCGACCGGGCGGACGACGAATTCGAGGCGCTGCTGCTGGAGTTTCTTGGTGAGGCCGCGGTCACCGTCCCCGAGCTGGGCACCTTCGTCGCCGAGCGTCCGCCGATAGCGGTGCTGACCTCCAACCGCAGCCGCGACCTGCATGACGCGCTGCGGCGACGCTGCCTCTACCACTGGATCGACTACCCGGAGCCGGCCCGGGCGGCCGCGATCGTCCGCCGGACGGTGCCCGGTGCCACCGGGCCGCTGATCGAGCAGGTCACCCAATTCGTCGGCAGCGCACGCGATCTCGACCTGGACAAGCCGCCCGGGGTGGCCGAGACGATCGACTGGGTCGCCGCCCTGGTGGCGCTCGGGGTGGCCGACCTGGTCGACGAGCCAGCACTGGCCAGCCTGGGGGCTCTGGCCAAGACACCCGACGATGCGACGCTGATTCGCGACGCGTTGGTCGAATACAGCCGCACCTGA
- a CDS encoding XdhC family protein, which translates to MSISDRAAQLVAARTPFVRATVVRAQPPTSARPGDEAILLADGTIEGFVGGHCAQNSVRKAAMGVLQAGESVLLRVLPDGDVHFPEAPGACVVVNPCLAGGSLEIFLAPQLPAPLIRIYGETPIADALIELCGLLGYDARRDTDLADADALPTAVVIASHGGPEADIIRAALDGGVGYVGLVASTVRGASILDSLDLSDAERARVHTPVGLAIGAKTPAEIAVSIAAELIATRRGGGLGCRKALAGGNSGA; encoded by the coding sequence ATGTCCATCAGTGACCGGGCCGCGCAGCTGGTGGCCGCGCGGACACCGTTCGTGCGCGCGACCGTGGTGCGGGCCCAGCCGCCCACCTCGGCACGGCCGGGTGATGAGGCAATCCTGTTGGCGGACGGCACCATCGAGGGCTTTGTCGGCGGGCACTGTGCGCAGAACTCGGTTCGCAAGGCGGCGATGGGCGTGTTGCAGGCCGGCGAGAGTGTGCTGCTGCGCGTGCTGCCCGACGGTGACGTGCACTTTCCCGAAGCTCCCGGCGCGTGTGTGGTGGTCAACCCGTGCCTGGCCGGTGGATCCCTGGAGATCTTTCTGGCCCCGCAGCTGCCGGCCCCGCTGATCCGGATTTACGGCGAAACCCCGATCGCCGACGCGTTGATCGAGCTGTGCGGCCTGTTGGGCTACGATGCGCGACGCGACACCGATCTGGCCGACGCCGACGCCTTGCCAACTGCGGTTGTGATCGCCAGCCACGGCGGGCCCGAAGCCGACATCATCCGCGCGGCGCTGGATGGCGGGGTCGGGTATGTCGGTCTGGTGGCCAGCACGGTGCGCGGCGCGTCCATCCTGGATTCGCTCGACCTGTCCGACGCCGAGCGGGCCCGGGTGCACACCCCGGTCGGATTGGCCATCGGCGCCAAGACGCCGGCGGAGATCGCGGTGTCGATCGCCGCGGAACTGATCGCCACCCGCCGCGGCGGCGGACTGGGATGCCGGAAGGCGTTGGCGGGCGGGAACAGCGGCGCATGA
- a CDS encoding DUF3151 domain-containing protein, producing the protein MTPMGDLLGPDPILLPGDSEAEAELLANENPSIVAAAHPSASVVWAVLAEQALTDDQAVTAYAYARTGYHRGLDQLRRNGWKGFGPVPYAHQPNRGFLRCVAALARAADAIGETDEYTRCLDLLDDCDPAARPALGL; encoded by the coding sequence ATGACACCGATGGGTGATCTCCTGGGACCCGATCCGATCCTGCTGCCCGGCGACAGCGAAGCCGAAGCCGAGCTGCTGGCCAACGAAAACCCGAGCATCGTCGCCGCCGCGCATCCGTCGGCCTCGGTGGTCTGGGCGGTGCTCGCCGAGCAGGCGCTGACCGACGACCAGGCCGTCACGGCCTACGCGTACGCCCGCACCGGCTACCACCGGGGCCTGGACCAACTGCGCCGCAACGGGTGGAAGGGCTTCGGCCCGGTGCCGTATGCCCACCAGCCCAACCGGGGCTTCCTGCGCTGTGTTGCGGCGCTGGCCCGGGCCGCCGACGCGATCGGCGAGACCGACGAATACACCCGCTGCCTGGATCTGCTCGACGATTGCGACCCGGCGGCCCGCCCGGCGCTGGGGTTGTGA
- a CDS encoding VTT domain-containing protein, protein MSAAVLALPDILDPMYWIGPQGLFASAVLPAILVIVFVETGLLFPLLPGESLLFTGGLLAAQGTLDVWILAPAVAVVAVLGDQTGYFIGRQIGPALFKKEDSRFFKKHYVTESHAFFEKYGPKAIILARFLPIVRTFTPVIAGVSYMRYPVFLGFDIVGGILWGGGVTVAGYFLGNVAFVHKHLQLIILAIVCVSLLPALIAAWRGYRARRRSARAEPVVLPE, encoded by the coding sequence ATGAGCGCCGCCGTGCTGGCCCTGCCCGACATCCTCGACCCGATGTACTGGATCGGCCCCCAGGGGTTGTTCGCCTCGGCGGTGCTCCCGGCGATCCTGGTCATCGTCTTCGTCGAGACCGGGCTGCTGTTTCCCCTGCTGCCCGGCGAATCACTGTTGTTCACCGGTGGGTTGCTGGCCGCCCAGGGGACGCTCGACGTCTGGATCCTGGCCCCGGCCGTCGCGGTGGTCGCCGTGCTCGGTGACCAGACCGGCTATTTCATCGGGCGCCAGATCGGGCCCGCGCTGTTCAAGAAGGAAGACTCCCGGTTCTTCAAGAAGCACTATGTGACCGAGTCGCATGCCTTCTTCGAAAAATACGGGCCCAAGGCCATCATCCTGGCCCGCTTCCTGCCGATCGTGCGAACGTTCACCCCGGTGATCGCCGGGGTGTCCTACATGCGGTATCCGGTGTTTCTGGGCTTCGACATCGTCGGCGGCATCCTGTGGGGCGGCGGTGTCACGGTTGCCGGCTACTTCCTGGGCAATGTGGCGTTTGTCCACAAGCACCTGCAGCTGATCATCCTGGCCATCGTGTGCGTGTCGCTGTTGCCGGCGCTGATCGCGGCGTGGCGCGGCTACCGGGCGCGGCGACGGTCGGCCCGGGCCGAGCCGGTGGTGCTACCCGAGTGA